Proteins encoded in a region of the Candidatus Methylomirabilis tolerans genome:
- a CDS encoding MoaD/ThiS family protein has protein sequence MAEVRFLGAIRRVAGKSSFGTDAGTVEELLEALRRVMSPAFQEFVFEGEKLRQDVEVLVNDRNIALLDGLKTALTPFDQLTLRINGTRGFPGVS, from the coding sequence ATGGCTGAAGTACGCTTCCTTGGCGCGATCCGAAGAGTTGCAGGAAAGTCATCGTTCGGGACCGATGCCGGGACGGTGGAAGAACTCCTGGAAGCGCTGAGGCGGGTCATGAGTCCCGCGTTCCAGGAGTTCGTATTTGAGGGGGAAAAACTCCGGCAGGATGTCGAGGTGCTGGTCAACGACCGAAACATCGCGCTTCTCGACGGCCTGAAAACAGCACTCACCCCATTCGACCAGTTGACGCTGCGCATCAACGGCACCAGAGGATTCCCGGGTGTGTCTTAA